Genomic DNA from Ruminococcus sp. OA3:
CTCACAGAACAGCTGATATTCCAGTGCGTACAGCTTATCCTCTGCACCGAGGATCATATCTTCCAGTTCTTTCAGCCGTGGTGTGATATACCTCTCGGCGTTGGTCAGGGTCTGTTTTCTCGTATAGTAATCGGGTACCATGTCTTTAAACGAATTGGTGACTTCCAGATAATAGCCGAACACCTTGTTGTATTTGATCTTCAGATTGCGGATACCTGTTTTTTCACGTTCCTCTGCCTCCAGCTGTGCAAGCCATGTCTTCCCCTCCGTTTTTCCCTGACGGTAGTGATCGACATCTTCATGGAAACCGTCCTTGATAATCCCTCCCTCTTTCAGCGCCAGAGGGGGTTCCTCCTGGATGGAGTTTTCCAGCAGTGTATACAGGTCTTCCAGCGCATCCATCTGCTGATATAATTTCGCCAGGAGGGGGCTTTCAAATTCCTTCAGGAGCTGGCGGATATGCGGCAGCATGGAGAGCGAGGATTTAAATGCGATAAGATCACGTGGATTTGCCGACTGATAACTGATCCTGCTGACCAGCCGCTCCATATCGTAAACAGGGTTTAAATATTCCCTTATTTCATCTCTTATTATCGCCTTTTTATTCAATTCCTCCACCGCATCGAGGCGGTCATTGATATCAGCTGCGTCTATCAGCGGCTGTTCGACAAAGCTGCGCAGTAAACGGGCCCCCATCGCTGTTTTTGTCTTATCCAGAACCCACAGGAGAGAACCCCGCTTCTGTTTTTCGCGGAGCGTCTCGACGAGTTCCAGGTTTCGACGGCTGGAGCTGTCGATCATCATATATTTGTCAGCCAGATACGGCGTAATCTCCGTCATATGTGAGAGTGAATTTTTCTGAGTCTCAAACAAATACTGGAACAAAGCACCTGCGGCAATGATTCCGTTTGGATAATCGGCAAGACCGAGGCCGGACAGTGTGATCGTCTGAAAATGATCCATCAGCGTGCGTTTGCACAATTCGTCATCAAAATACCATGCATCCAGAGAATAGATGCAGATACCCAGTCGGCTTTTCAGATCCTCCAGATCAATCCCGCTGACAAAAAATGCATGATTACAGATGATCTCTGCCGGGGCAAACTTGTGGATCTCGTCGATAAGTTTACGCTCTTTATCCACTTCTGTCACGGAGCAGTCGCCGGTCGTGACATCTGCAAGGCAGATGCCATATGTATCCCCAAGATATACAACAGACATGATATAGTTGTTGCGTGTCTCATCGAGGCTTTGGGTATTTAAGTTTGTACCGGGTGTTACGATCCTGACCACTTCCCGCCTGACCAGTCCTTTGGTCAGTTTCGGGTCTTCCGTCTGCTCACAGATTGCTACTTTATAGCCTTTTTCTATCAGCCTGTTAATATATGTCTCTGCGGCATGGTACGGGACCCCGCACATCGGGGCGCGTTCTTCCAGTCCGCAATCTTTTCCGGTCAGTGTTATCTCCAGTTCTTTGGTGACCAGCAGTGCGTCTTCAAAAAACATTTCATAAAAGTCGCCCAGCCTGAAAAACAGAATACAGTCTTTATAGGCTTCTTTCGTCGTCACATACTGCTGCATCATTGGTGAGAGATTTGTCACATTCATTGTTTTTTCCGTCCCATTATTCTTTTGTTATTCGGCTGCCCATGTAATAGAAACCACGGCATTCATCCAGTGAAACATCGATCAGTCTGCCTATATCTTCCGCTGTTCCCGGAAAATGAACCAAAACATTATTTCCCAGCCTGCCGGTCACGAGACTGGCATCGTGGCTGTTCATTTCCTCAGCCAGAACGGTCTGAACTTTTCCGGTGTGACGGGAAGTCATCTCTTCGGAGATTCTCTGAACCTCCCCCAGCAGCCTGTCGAATCGCTCTCTAACAACATGTTCCGGCACCTGATCTTCCATCACCGCAGCAGGAGTGCCTGTCCGTTTGGAATATATGAAGGTAAATGCACTGTCATAGCGCACCCTGCGCACAACATCCAGCGTCTCCTCGAAATCCTCTTCCGTCTCTCCCGGGAAACCGACGATGATATCGGTGGTCAGAGAAATATCCGGTACTGCAGCGCGGATCTTATCGACAAGGTTCAGGTACTGTTCCTTTGTATAACGGCGATTCATCTCTTTTAAGACACGTGAACTACCTGACTGCAGCGGGAGGTGAAGGTGTGGGCAGATTTTGCTGCTCTCTGCCATAACCCGGATCAGCTCATCCGACAGGTCTTTCGGGTGAGAAGTCATAAAGCGGATCCGTTTCAGCCCGTCTATCTGGTCGATCTGTGTCAAAAGCTGAGCAAACGTCATGGGATGTTCCAGATTTTTTCCGTAAGAGTTTACATTCTGTCCAAGAAGCATCACTTCCACAACACCGTCTGACACCAGGCGTTCAATCTCCCTGATGATATCCTTCGGATTACGGCTGCGCTCTCTCCCTCTTACGTATGGAACAATACAGTAACTGCAGAAATTATTGCATCCAAACATGATGTTGACCCCTGATTTGAAGGGATACTTCCGGTCAACCGGGAGGTCTTCCACAATTTTGTCTGTATCTTCCCAGATATCGATCACCATCCGTTCAGACTCCAGACGGTTTACCAGCAGCTCGGCAAATTTATAGATGTTATGCGTCCCGAAAATCAGGTCCACAAAGCGGTAACTCTTTTTGATTTTTTCGACGACCTGCGCTTCCTGCATCATACAGCCGCAGAGACCGATCATCATATGCGGATTCTTCTTTTTCAGGCTGTTCAGATAACCTAACCGGCCATAGACACGCTGGTTCGCATTTTCCCTGACGGTGCAGGTATTGTACACAACAAAATCCGCATGATTCTCATCGCTTTTCTCATAACCGACCGCCTCAAGAATGCCTTCCAGTTTTTCAGAATCCCTGGCATTCATCTGGCACCCGAAGGTATTGACACAGAACGTAAGAGGCCTGTTTAAAAGCTGCGCGCGATCTCTTACGTACTCTTTTGCTTTTTCAATATAATAATACTGACGCTGTGGTTCCATGGACGGAACTGCGCCGTATGTTATTTCTGTCGTTTTGTTTTCCATCCTTTATCCTCTATCGATATTCAAGATTTCCGTAACAATTGCAATTATAACAACTCTGTCCGCATGTTTTCAAGTGAATTCTAAAGATAGAAAAAAATTGCACGGACTTCCACTGTTATATATATGTGTAAAAACGGATGTTTATGCCAGGGCAACAAAAGAAGATGCTGCAGACCTGTTAAAATCCGCAACATCCTGATGTTATCATATTACGGACGGATCTGTCCGCTTCCATAGATAATATATTTAGTCGTTGTAAGTGCCGTAAGTCCCATCGGGCCTCTGGCATGCAGCTTCTGTGTACTGATACCGATCTCGGCACCAAAACCAAATTCAAATCCATCTGTATAGCGTGTAGATGCATTGACATAGACTGCCGCTGCATCCACTTCATCCAGAAACTTCTGGGCGTTCTGATAACTGGACGTTATGATCGCTTCGGAATGTTTGGTGTTATATCTGTTGATATGTGTGATCGCTTCTTCTACTGATGATACAGTCTTGATGGAAATGATATAATCCAGATACTCTTTCCCCCAGTCTTCATCCGATGCTTTTTTCGCATCCGGAACAAGCGCACAGACCTCATCATCCCCGCGCATCTCCACGTGATTTTCTTTCAGGCGCCCGGCAAGCACCGGAAGCAGGGCATCCTTGACATTTTCATGAACCAGAAGAGATTCGCAGGCATTGCAGACGCCGACCCGCTGGGTTTTGGCATTCAGGATGATATCGACGGCCATTGTAAGGTCGGCGCTTTCATCCACGTAAATATGACAGTTTCCGGTCCCCGTCTCAATCACCGGGATCGTGCTGTTGTTTACGACCGCCTGAATCAGCCCGGCACCGCCGCGCGGGATCAGCACGTCGATATAGCGGTTCATCTTCATGAAAGCCGTCGTCGTATCACGCGACGTATCCTCTATTAGCTGGATCACATTTTCATCAATGGCGTGCTGCTTCAAGGTTGTCCGAATACAGTCCACGATGGCTTTGTTGGAATGGAGCGCGTCACTTCCGCCTTTTAAAACCACAACATTACCGGTCTTAAAACAAAGGCCAAAGGCGTCTGCAGTCACATTCGGGCGCGCTTCATAGATAATTCCGACAACTCCGAGCGGCACCCGTTTCTGTCCGATCATCAGTCCGTTTGGACGCTTTTTCATCTGCAGGACTTCCCCGATCGGATCATCCAGCTGTATAAGCTGACAGATACCTTCCGCCATTCCCCTGATCCTGTCTTCGGTCAGTGCCAGGCGGTCCAGAAGTCCGACAGACATGCCGGCTTTTTTGCCGTTCTCCACATCAATGGCATTTGCGGCCAGAATCTTATCGGACCGGGCCACCAGCTCTTCTGCCACCTTTGATAAAAGCTCATTCTTTAAATTTGTCTGCATATTGCGCATAACCGGCTCTGCTGCTTTTGCCTGCATTCCAATTTTCTCTAACATTGAAAACCCTCCTGTCTGTAAATCCTGGTCTGTGTGATAAGAATCTGAGGAAGCACATCCAGCTCTTCCCACGGTACTTCTTCCATGACCTGAAAATCAAAAGCCACGGCGACTGTTTTGTGAAGGCGGTGCGCGCTCAGGTATCTGTCATAAAATCCCTGCCCATATCCGACGCGGTGCCGCATTTTATCAAATGCGACCCCGGGTACGATCATGACGGCATCCTCTGCATGGGATGCACGGCACCCTTCCGGTTCCGGAATCTGAAAATATCCCGGTCTGAGCTGATCAAACGATGTGATCTCATAAAAGGACATATCCCTGCCTTCCACTTTAGGTACAGCCACCCGCTTTCCTGCAGCCCATGCCGCTTCGATCAGTTCTTTTGTATGGACTTCACGGTTAAAATCCATATATGTATACAGCCACCCGCTGCTTTGGTATTCCGGCAGTTGCAGTATTTTTTCACAGATTGTATGGCTGTCGGCTGTCAGCTGCCCGGGGGCTGCCTGTCTTCTGTATTCAAAGACCTGTTTTCTAATGCTTTGTTTTGTCTCCATATTTCTCCCCCAGATTAATGACAGATCCATCCGCTTCCTGAATGTCAATATTGTCGAGCTGAGACCGGAGGTTCATCCTGATGCTCGCGATGTATTCTTTCCGAAGCTTTGACTGTTCCAGCTTTTCCTCGGGAGTCAAACCAACGGACTTCGCCTTCCGCGCCAGTTCATTGATACGTGTGATGTCCATTTCTTTCATTCTTAACTATCTCCTTCATGGTTTATGCTACAGCAGTTTTTCAATATAGTCAATCAGGTAAAACTCCTCTTTGGGGTTTGCCAGAAACAGCGTTCCGCATGGCTTTCCGCTGATGATGCGGTGAATCACATGAAAATCTTCACCATTCGCGATGATCATATCCGCCCCTGCACTCGTAGCGAGATTAGCGGCTGTGAGCTTTGTTGCCATGCCTCCCGTGCCTGCGGTACTTCCGGTCGTGCCTTTTCCCATCTCCATCAGGTGTGAATCGATGGTCTCCACCACATCAATAAAATGTGCCTGTTTATTCCGCCTGGGATCATCCGTGAACAGCCCGTCAATATCTGAGAGGAGAATCAGAAGGTCCGCCCCTATCAGCGAAGCCACGACTGCAGATAATGTATCGTTATCGCCGAATTCAATTTCATAGGTGGAAATGGTATCATTTTCATTGACAATGGGAATCGCACCGAGTTTTAAGAGTTCCTCAAAGGTATTCTTGGCATTTTTACGGTTCAGATTGTTTACCATCGTGTTTTTTGTCATCAGGATCTGGCTGGCTACCTGATTGTATTCTGAAAACAACTTCTGGTAGATCATCATCAGACGGGCCTGTCCGACCGCAGCACATGCCTGCTTTTCTTCCAGCTTCCGGGGTTTTTCCTTAAAGCCCAGCGCAGCCCGGCCAACCATAATCGCCCCTGATGAAACCAGCACTACATCTTTTCCCTGATTGCGGAGGTCGCTGATCTCCCGTACCAGTATCTCAAGTTTGATCAGATCCAGACGTCCCGTCTGAGGATGCGTCAGGGAAGAAGAACCGATCTTGATCACAATACGTTTTTTATCTTTTAGTTTTTCTCGAACATTCAAAATTTCATACCTGCTTCTTTACTGTGAAAGTCCCGCCGGACGGCCATGAATGAGCCATGCTTGCATGAGCGAATTCATGGCCATTTGGCGGGCAAGCCGGTATGAGCGAGTAGCGCAGCAGCGCGGATCGCGAATACCGGCGGCGATTGCGGGAGTCCGAAGGACGGAGCAATCGACTTTCATTTATGGTGATGACGCCGTCAGGCGTCATATCTGTTTACTGTGAAAGTCCCGGACGGAGCAATCGACTCCATTCTACAACAGATCGTCCGCTTTGTCTATATGACTAATACTCCGTATCTGCTGCTGCAGCGGCATCATTTGCCGCTTTATCAGTCGCACTTTGTCCCATCGGAGCGGTGAATCCGTCACGGTCTGTCACTGAGACAAGATCCCGGTAAGTGTCCAGAACGATGCAGACCCAGGTTTTGCCCGTATTCAGTGTAATCTCATTGCCGTTGCTGTCATAGTAATATGTCGGACCCCATGGATCATGCTTTTTCCAGGAAACAGGGATTGCCTTTCCGTTGGTAATGTATATTCCCTCATTTGGTTCATCGACATCAATATTCAGATAACCGTTTTCATCATAGTTCCTCCAGCTGGAATACTGAATCAGAATATTTTTGCAGGCCAGCTGCTGTCCCGTCAGTTCATCTGTCTGGCTTCCCCCGTACTGATACCGGTAGTACAGACCTTCCTCAGGATTGTATTCGAACCATGGTTCGTTGTACTGGTAACCCGGTTTAACGATCTCTGCGTTCCAGTTTCCCGGGAGTTCAATCGAATCTCCGACTTTACAAAAGGTATATGACCCTTCATATCCTTCTGCATATTCCTGGCTGTACCCGCAGATCTCAATTCCTTTCTGGATACCCTCGAAACTGGTATAGGCGTTATGCGGCGCCTTGCGGTCGCTCGTTCTGTAGAACACGGAATCTGTATAGCTGGCGAGACCGCTTAAGTTGTTTACTTCCGGAAGTTCCAGAATCGGCAGTGCATATGCCGACTGCCCGTAATGAACATAAATGGCATTAAAACCTGCGGCATAGAAGATATAGTAGTCCCGGCAGCTTCTCATAGAGCCGATCTTTTCAAGATTGTCATAGTCTTCCATCACTGCCATAAGACGCGTAATGCCGCCTTCCACGGGCGCCTCATATATGACCCCTGCGTTGGAAATGCCGGCCTGTGGTATGGCGGCCTGGATATTATTCATCATGACGGCGACAGGACGTCTTCTGCCGATCGCCTCGTCGACGTACTCACCGGTCAGATAGCTTTTTACTTTTCCTTCCGGAATGATCTCCTCATCCGGTTCCGGAGTCTCCGGTGCGATGATATCATCCTCAGCATCCTCTGGTTCTTCTGTCTGTGCCTCCTCTGTTGGTTCCGGTTCGGGAGCCGGCTCCTCTTTCTTTTTGCATCCGCCCAGCATCATAACAGATACTGTCAGCAGAATTAATACTTTTGCAATATTCCTTTTCATTTTGTCATTCTCCTATCGTGTGATATTTAACTGTTTAAGCACCTGTTCCTGCTTCTGTTCCATGACCGCTGCGTCTTCTGCTTCCATGTGGTCATATCCCAGCAGATGCAGCAGACTGTGCGCGATTAAAAATGCATATTCCCGTTTTGTCCCATGACCGTATTCCTCCGCCTGCAGCAGCATCCTTGGAACACAGATCATAATGTCGCCAAGCATCAGAAGATCAGAATCAGGATTGATATATTCCCCCGCACTCTCTTTGATAATCGTATAATCTGCGGGAGATTCAAAATCTATCACAGGAAAAGACAGCACATCCGTCACACTGTCGATGTTCCGGAACATCCGGTTGGTCTCCCTTATTTCATTTTCTCCTGTCAGCACAATGCTGACTTCAGCATCATACGGGCAGTTCTCCTGCTCCAATACTGTGCACATCACATCCTCCGCTACCTGCCGGCAGGAAAACGGAAATTCACAGTCGATTTCATTTTCAATAAAAACTGTCATCTTATCCCCTTTTACGGCCGGGCTGTTCGTTTGCTGTTCTTTGCAGGCCTGGCCTTTTTCTCATATGCTTCGTATGCCTGTACAATTTTCTGAACCAGAGGGTGACGAACCACATCTTTGCTTGTCAGCTGGCAGAAAGAGATGTCTTCGACCTTCCGGAGCACCTGTACCGCTACATCGAGTCCGGACCGGGTGTCCTTCGGCAGATCTTTCTGTGTATCGTCGCCTGTAATAATAACTTTGGACCCAAAACCAATACGTGTCAGGAACATTTTCATCTGGGCCGGTGTTGTATTCTGTGCCTCGTCAAGTATAATAAACGCATTATCCAGGGTCCTGCCGCGCATATAGGCAAGCGGGGCAACTTCGATCAGGCCTTTCTCCATATTCTTCATAAAGCTCTCTGCTCCCATGATCTGATACAGGGCATCATAGAGCGGCCGCAGATAAGGGTCCACCTTGCTCTGAAGGTCCCCGGGAAGGAAACCCAGCTTTTCGCCGGCCTCTATGGCCGGCCGTGTGAGAATGATACGGTTGACTTCATCATTGCGGAACGCCGTGATCGCCATAGCCATCGCTAGATAAGTCTTTCCGGTGCCGGCCGGCCCGATTCCAAAGACAATCATGTTTTTCCGTATGCTGTCCACATACTGTTTCTGCCCCAATGTTTTGGGTTTCACAGCACGGCCGTTGATGGTATGGCAGATACAGTCTTTATCCATCTCAACGATCGCAGATTCCTTCTCTTCCATCGAAAGAGAAACTGCATAATCCACCTGCTGACCGGTTATCGTATTGCCGCGCTCAGCCAGCGTTACCAGTTGTTCCAGAATACTCCGGGCCTTTTTTACATTGGATGAAGGCCCGATCATTTTCAGCTGTCCGTCCCGCGAAATCATGGTCACATTTAATGTCCGCTCGATCTTCTTAATGTTTTCATCAAACTGACCGAAAATGTTCGTCTCGTGTTCGGCCGGTATCTGCATTACTGCTTCAATCATACTATTCATTCTTCAGATGTCCTTTCCGGTATCACTTCCTGAATCTTCACAGGTGCTGTGGTTGTGATTTTTTCTGTCACCTGGATCTTCCCTTTCGTGATGCATGTTGATTCCGATGTGTCTATTTTAACATTTTTACGGTATATTTCTACCCCTTTTTGTGTTAAATTCTTCAAAAACATGTAGAGATTGGTATTTGCCTTCGCGGCAGCCTCCTCTTTTGTATACTGTTTGACCTCTATCTGATATGGAAGTGTCTGTATCGTGCCGTAGGTAAGCGGCAGAATGAAGTTCTCCGTAAGATACAGCGGATGTGTCGTGGCTACCTGATCGTACCGCTGGTCCTCAGGAGGGGACGGACCGATATCTACGCGGTAATTCATAATCGTAAAAAACCAGGAGTTTCTCTGGTCCTGCGTATAGATCCGCTCCTCATATTCCATTGGAAACTCATCGTAGTAAGAGTAAGAAGTCCTTGCATAAAGGTCAGCATCCGCGCTGGTGTACTCATAGCCGATGGTTTCCTGGGCGTCATTTTTAATCTCCAGCGTTCCGGAGACAAGAATATCTCCTTTTTTAAACTGGTCTCCCACCTTTACAAGCGGAACACCGGAGCGCGTTACAATTGACATGACAGTCCCGCTTTTCTTGGCCACGATATCCTGAGGAGTACTCTCCTGATCTACCGTCTGCTGTTCCTGCTCCTGATTATAGTTTTCTTTCATTTCCAGAAAAAGCCGCGTTCCCTCTATCCGGGCTGAGACCCAGGTGATATTTGGAAATTCACGCCGAAGCATGGAAGCTACCTCGGCACAATTAACAGATTTTTTCAGAATCCCGTGCCGGATGTTTTCCTGTTCCAGATATTTCAGTACTGTCTGTGTGCTGTACGTGATGTTGCCATCGACATGAATATTCCAGATACGCAGGGAAAGCATATAGATCAGAGCGCAGAAACACAGGATTCCAAGAAAAAATGCCTTTCTTTTTCGGCTTTTTTGAAAAAAGAAGGGCAATCCTCGTTTTTTTGAAATTCTGATTTTGATTTTCGTTTTTCTGGATATCGGACGAAGTTTTTTAAAGTCCGAGATGCTCATGCAGGCCATCTGCCCTTCGCCCTGCGGCATCAGTTTCCACAGGATAATATCATTTGCAGAACAGAGGTTTAAAAACCGCTCTTTTTCTTCTCCGTAAAAATTGATATGTACATACCCTTTGGCGTAACGCAGACACTGCTGGATCAAATTCTCACCTCATATCCTATATCCCCCGGAAAGTATACCTCTACCGGTCAAAAAAAACAGCCTGGATAAAACCTGTGATCTTCATTTCATCCCGGCTGTAGTAAGCGATGCACAGATGTTCTCCCTCAATCCTCATTCGTCCCTTTTTCAGCAGGATTCGGATGATATTCTCTTCATATTCCAGAATCCTGCGGTAATTTTCAACCAGTATCTCACTGCTCCCGCTCAAGGTCACAAGTGATTCCTGAAGTGCAAGGTCTTTCGGTATCTGCAGCGATCTGACCAGCTCCCGCTGCAGGGAAGGGATTTTTTTCAAGTCTCTAAGAACTCCCGGCGTTTATTATTATATAGTATATGTATGCCTTTCCAGATTATACATCTTCAAGGAAGATCAGACTGAACCAGATTACCATGTTTTCTCCAAGAAAATAATCCATATGATATTTTTCTATGGTATTTGTCAGGACGATTCCGTGACTTTCAATACAGGGATGCATGATCTCCGGGTGAATGCATGCTTTTTTGGGATAAGAACATTTTTCACAGACAGAACAGGAATCTGTGGAAAGCGTGTAACACGAAACTGCATTCAGCCTGAGGAATTTCTCAATTTTCCGGGTGATGTTTTCATGTTCCTGTTTTGACTTTAAAGTACGCTCCAGATCGGAATAATCTACAACCTCAGCGATGGAAGAAAACAGCAGGACTTTTGGATACTTCAGGCAGGTTTCTCTGCATTTTTCGATCGTTCCAACTGCCGGCGGGCAGGACCAGGAACTCCCGTAACGGGAGCATTCTTTTTTACAGATCGTCCGCACTTTGTCCGTAAATTCCAATTCCCGGGTATCCAGAAGGGCATACTGATAAATAGGAAACTGTGTGATATAATCTTCTATAATCTCAAATTTCATGATTTTTATCTCTCCTCGTCTTTCGATATCCTTATTATCCTAAGTTTACGGAAAAAAAGCAATCCCCAAAAATTTTCTTTTTGGGGATTGCAAATAGCCGTTTACTTAGAAATCGATATCTTCGCCATAGAAGCAGGCTTTCAGAAGTTTTTCCATTTCTTCCTGAACCGGAACACGAGGATTGGAACCGGTGCAGGCGTCGCCGATCGCCAGTTCTGCGACAGCCGGAAGTTTTTCCATGAATTCCTTCTCATCGATGATGCCGCCTTCGTATTCTTTGATGGAATCCGGAATATCCAGGGAGGCATTCATCTTTTTAATCTCAGCTACCAGTGCCGCGACTTTTTCATCCGTGCTGTCCCCTCCGAGACCGATGAAGTCTGCGATCTCGGCGTAGCGAACAGCGGCTTCCTGAACCTTCGCGTTGTACTGGATCACCCTCGGAAGGTACATTGCGTTCGCACAGCCGTGCACAATGTGTCCTCCTGTGTAAGCGGCACCCGTCTTGTGAGCCATCGAATGCACGATTCCGAGCAGTGCATTGGAAAACGCCATGCCTGCCAGGCACTGAGCGTTATGCATCCGGTCGCGGGCTTCCATATCACCGTCATAGGAAGCTTTCAGATCATTATGTACCATTTTGATCGCATGGAGGGCGAGAGGATCTGTATAATCGCAATGGAGTGTGGATACATAAGCTTCGATCGCATGCGTCATCGCATCCATGCCGGTATGAGCCGTAAGCTTCGGAGGCATTTTCTCCGCCAGTTCCGGATCAACGATCGCTACATCCGGTGTGATATTAAAGTCAGCCAGCGGATATTTGATACCTTTGCTGTAGTCTGTGATAACGCTGAATGCTGTTACTTCCGTGGCTGTTCCGGATGTTGAAGGAATCGCACAGAATCTGGCTTTCGTACGCAATGTCGGGAAGCTGAACGGTGTGATCAGATCTTCAAATGAGGTTTTCGGATACTCATAAAATGCCCACATTGCTTTGGCAGCATCGATCGGTGAGCCGCCTCCCATGGCTACGATCCAGTCCGGACCAAATTCCTGCATCATCGCGGCACCGCGCATCACCGTATCCACGCTTGGATCCGGCTCGACATTTTCAAAGAGTTCCACTTCCATGCCGGCCGCTCTCAGATATTCAACGGCTCTGTCAAGAAAACCAAAACGTTTCATGGAACCGCCGCCGACTACCAGTACGGCTTTCGATCCCTTCAGGTTTTTCAGTTCCTCCAGCGATCCCTTTCCGTGATAAAGGTCTCTCGGTAATGTAAAACGTCCCATATATTGCCCTCCTGTTCTTTTTTTATGCAAATATTATACTGCATTTTGGAAAATATTGCATTACATTTGCAAGAAAAATTCAATTTTAATATTTAATCTCAATAAACAGGTCTAACCGGATGGCGGAGCACGGTTTTCAGATTCTCAGGTTTCGTCTTTCTCGGATCTCCCAGATAGATCTCATGGTGCAGACGCTTTTCTGAAATATCACACTGATACCCGTGTTCCGAGATGAATGCTTCCAGCTTTTCGATCGTCACCGGTTCCTCGTCATACGGGCCCCTGTGCATGACCTGACAACACAGGCCCTCTGTGAAGGTTTCCAGTCTTACTGCGGAAAAATCAAGATGAGGTTTCTTTTTTAACAGGCTCTCCTTTGCCCATTCAAATACCTCTTCCGTGACAAATTCCGGCTGTCTGATCATGGCAGTCCAGCAGAACCTGTCCTTATCGGTAATGGCACCGCGTCCGTCAAAAGCTGCACCGTCCAGTTTCCAGAGCCCTTCCAGAGGAGGGACCACATACTCGAAATATCCTTCCGGCTGATTGCCGCTTAGTTTGCTCATTTTAATGGTAAATGACAGTCCATACAGGATTTCCACAGCATTCTGGTAGCTCTTTGAAGTATTGGGATTTCCTCTTCCATCCACCATAATAAACGTCATTTCCGGCACGTCAACCACTGCGGGTGTACTTTTGGGTAGATATAAATCCCTGTACACTTTTTTGTAATCCAGCTTCCCGCCTGTCTTCAATGATGTTTCCCCGGTTTTTGCGGATCTCTCTTTCGTGTCTTTCTTCTTCCGCGGTTTCGGATCAGGCAGCTGACTGCAGGTGGCAGCCGCGAGCTGTGCTAAAAATGCACGGTCGTCTAAATTTTCTATCAGGAAATAGGGTTTTGCCCCTTCATAAGGAGGCACCTCGTCAAAATCGCCGCAGATTTCCCGTCCGGCATCTGTGATTTTTATAAAGAACTGATTGTCACAGATGACAGCAAAAAACTTCCCATTACAGTAAAGTCCGTATTCACCAAACATTCTTTTGCTGGTAATGTTTCCTGCATCCCCAAGCTGATCGGTCACGAACTGCACAAATTCAAGATTTGAAGCCATAATTATTTCATCTCCTTTACAGATTTTATACCTCCATGATATCACAGCAAACATGACATCTATATGTCATGATGCCAGGGTCAAAAGGTCAATTTGATTTATATGCGTAGATAAATGTTAACGAACCGGGGCTGATATTGTTTGTTTTTTACTGTAAAAAAGACACGCGGGAAATTATAAAAGATACCGGAGGCTTCCGGTCTTGGCAC
This window encodes:
- a CDS encoding DUF2284 domain-containing protein, with protein sequence MKFEIIEDYITQFPIYQYALLDTRELEFTDKVRTICKKECSRYGSSWSCPPAVGTIEKCRETCLKYPKVLLFSSIAEVVDYSDLERTLKSKQEHENITRKIEKFLRLNAVSCYTLSTDSCSVCEKCSYPKKACIHPEIMHPCIESHGIVLTNTIEKYHMDYFLGENMVIWFSLIFLEDV
- a CDS encoding iron-containing alcohol dehydrogenase, producing the protein MGRFTLPRDLYHGKGSLEELKNLKGSKAVLVVGGGSMKRFGFLDRAVEYLRAAGMEVELFENVEPDPSVDTVMRGAAMMQEFGPDWIVAMGGGSPIDAAKAMWAFYEYPKTSFEDLITPFSFPTLRTKARFCAIPSTSGTATEVTAFSVITDYSKGIKYPLADFNITPDVAIVDPELAEKMPPKLTAHTGMDAMTHAIEAYVSTLHCDYTDPLALHAIKMVHNDLKASYDGDMEARDRMHNAQCLAGMAFSNALLGIVHSMAHKTGAAYTGGHIVHGCANAMYLPRVIQYNAKVQEAAVRYAEIADFIGLGGDSTDEKVAALVAEIKKMNASLDIPDSIKEYEGGIIDEKEFMEKLPAVAELAIGDACTGSNPRVPVQEEMEKLLKACFYGEDIDF
- a CDS encoding GyrI-like domain-containing protein, yielding MASNLEFVQFVTDQLGDAGNITSKRMFGEYGLYCNGKFFAVICDNQFFIKITDAGREICGDFDEVPPYEGAKPYFLIENLDDRAFLAQLAAATCSQLPDPKPRKKKDTKERSAKTGETSLKTGGKLDYKKVYRDLYLPKSTPAVVDVPEMTFIMVDGRGNPNTSKSYQNAVEILYGLSFTIKMSKLSGNQPEGYFEYVVPPLEGLWKLDGAAFDGRGAITDKDRFCWTAMIRQPEFVTEEVFEWAKESLLKKKPHLDFSAVRLETFTEGLCCQVMHRGPYDEEPVTIEKLEAFISEHGYQCDISEKRLHHEIYLGDPRKTKPENLKTVLRHPVRPVY